A genomic segment from Malus domestica chromosome 05, GDT2T_hap1 encodes:
- the LOC103434989 gene encoding cytochrome P450 710A11-like, with amino-acid sequence MTATSLLPLLPYAATFLLFLLLLEQLSYLSKKRSLPGPTVVLPFLGNAIPLVRNPTRFWDIQSSLAKSSPDGLSANYIFGRFILFVRDTNLSHKIFANVRPDAFALVGHPFGKKLFGEHNLIYMTGQAHKDLRRRIAPNFTPKALSTYTALQQIIILRHLKNWLRISSRSGQDPVPLRFLVRDMNLETSQTVFVGPYLDPAARERFKSDYNFFNVGLMKLPIDLPGFSFRNARLAVSRLVETLSDCAKESRKRMDNGGDDVEPTCLIDFWMHGTAGESGSIEPAPAHASEAEIGGHLFDFLFAAQDASTSSLLWAVTLLDSHPEVLEMVRQEVAGIWSQECDSPITAEMLSKMKYTHAVAREVVRYRAPATMVPHIAAVDFPLTETYTIPKGTIVFPSAFESCFQGFTEPERFDPDRFSDERQEDRVYKRNYLAFGAGAHQCVGQRYALNHLVLFIAMFCTLIDFRRHRTDGCDDIEFVPTICPKDDCMVFLSPRCTRFPAASSP; translated from the coding sequence ATGACGGCGACTTCACTCCTCCCGCTCCTCCCCTACGCCGCcaccttcctcctcttcctcctcctcctcgaaCAACTCTCCTACCTCTCCAAAAAACGCTCCCTCCCGGGCCCCACCGTCGTCCTCCCTTTTCTTGGCAACGCAATCCCCCTAGTCCGCAACCCGACCCGCTTCTGGGACATCCAATCATCTCTCGCCAAGTCATCCCCCGACGGCCTCTCCGCCAACTACATCTTCGGCCGCTTCATCCTCTTCGTCCGCGACACCAACCTCTCCCACAAAATCTTCGCTAACGTCCGCCCCGACGCCTTCGCCCTCGTGGGCCACCCCTTCGGCAAAAAACTCTTCGGGGAACACAACCTCATCTACATGACTGGCCAAGCCCACAAGGACCTACGACGTCGTATAGCTCCTAACTTCACCCCAAAAGCCCTCTCCACGTACACTGCGCTCCAGCAGATCATTATCCTCCGACATCTGAAGAACTGGCTCCGAATATCATCACGGTCCGGCCAGGACCCGGTCCCGCTGCGGTTCCTGGTCCGCGACATGAACCTCGAGACCTCCCAGACAGTTTTCGTCGGGCCCTACCTTGACCCCGCAGCCCGCGAGCGGTTCAAGTCCGATTACAATTTCTTCAACGTCGGCCTGATGAAGCTGCCGATCGACCTCCCCGGTTTCTCTTTTCGTAACGCGCGACTTGCGGTGAGCCGACTGGTCGAAACGCTGTCGGATTGCGCCAAAGAGAGTAGGAAGAGAATGGACAATGGAGGCGACGACGTCGAGCCTACTTGTCTAATCGATTTCTGGATGCACGGAACCGCGGGTGAATCTGGGTCGATCGAACCGGCTCCGGCTCACGCCAGCGAGGCCGAGATAGGTGGCCACCTATTCGACTTCCTCTTCGCGGCTCAGGACGCTTCGACGTCGTCGCTGCTGTGGGCGGTGACGCTGCTCGACTCGCACCCGGAGGTCCTGGAGATGGTCCGGCAAGAAGTAGCCGGGATTTGGTCGCAGGAGTGTGACTCTCCGATAACGGCCGAAATGCTCTCGAAAATGAAGTACACCCACGCGGTGGCGCGCGAGGTAGTGAGGTACAGAGCTCCTGCGACGATGGTCCCGCACATTGCTGCCGTTGACTTTCCGTTAACGGAGACGTATACGATCCCTAAAGGCACCATTGTGTTCCCCTCGGCTTTCGAGTCATGTTTTCAGGGCTTCACGGAGCCGGAGCGGTTCGACCCAGACCGGTTTTCGGACGAGAGGCAGGAGGACCGGGTTTACAAAAGGAATTACTTGGCGTTCGGGGCCGGGGCCCACCAGTGCGTGGGACAGAGGTACGCCTTGAACCACCTTGTACTCTTCATCGCGATGTTCTGTACGTTGATTGATTTCAGGAGGCACAGAACGGACGGCTGCGATGACATCGAGTTTGTCCCGACTATCTGCCCCAAAGACGACTGCATGGTTTTCCTGTCCCCGAGATGCACGCGATTCCCCGCCGCCTCTTCGCCATGA